In a single window of the Thunnus thynnus chromosome 9, fThuThy2.1, whole genome shotgun sequence genome:
- the LOC137188848 gene encoding protocadherin gamma-C5-like, which translates to MCYNGPRMTKRMGYRGWRWQVLWWYHFLLLWNTVDGQTRYSIPEELKQGSVVGNIAKDLGLGLSDIFDRKLRVASEAGKQYFSVDAGKGELVVNDRIDREALCGQSASCVLPLQVVVENPLQSHRIEVEIRDINDNTPRFLTQEINLKIPESVAIGKRFPLEGAEDPDVGSNSLKTYSLSKNDYFSLKFKDTKNGQAVPELVLEKPLDREKHALHQLLLTALDGGTPVTSGTCKISITVLDINDNFPIFNENEYKVSLKENSTKGTFVIKLIATDADDGLNGEVKYSFGSRTPDVVLSTFEINDITGEIVLKGELDYESSKSYHIDITAKDNGVPEMEGHCRVQLDVEDINDNAPEIVLTSKPSPVREDAPRGTVVALISARDLDSGANGKVMLHLPKSSPFSLKPSFSKNYELVTSGTLDRESVSEYNIEITAIDSGSPPLSSTKIVPVSITDVNDNPPVFTQPSYNVYLKENGVAGSILYSVSASDLDFAENAKISYSILDSKVQDVSVSSYVYINSDNGSIYSMHSFDYEKLKVFQIQVQAKDQGSPSLSSNATVHVFILDQNDNAPAVIYPSSAALGSLSHQRMPRSAKAGHLVTKVTAVDADSGHNAWISYKVAEATDASLFTVNLYTGEVRTKRAVSEQDDSSQRLLIEVKDDGEPVQSATVTVSILLEDGLHEPILDLRQKTIEPSKKTGRITLYLILSLASVSVLSLVTFLILAVKCIRNSRSSGSCCMRRTDCDDYKNPNRNLQIQLNTDGPIKYVEVLGGDMLSQSQSFRSCMSPMSEYSDFTLIKPSSTTDFKEVISVLDASLPDSTWTFESQQVSRNQ; encoded by the coding sequence ATGTGTTATAACGGACCAAGGATGACAAAGAGAATGGGATACCGAGGCTGGAGATGGCAGGTTCTTTGGTGGTATCATTTCTTACTCTTGTGGAATACAGTAGATGGACAGACTCGCTACAGCATCCCAGAGGAACTAAAACAGGGCTCTGTGGTAGGAAATATCGCAAAAGATCTGGGTTTGGGGCTATCAGACATTTTTGACCGTAAGCTGCGTGTCGCCTCTGAGGCTGGTAAGCAGTATTTCAGTGTGGATGCGGGGAAGGGCGAGCTGGTGGTGAATGACAGAATAGACAGAGAGGCTTTATGTGGACAAAGCGCCAGCTGTGTTCTACCTCTGCAAGTAGTAGTTGAAAATCCTTTACAGTCTCATCGAATTGAAGTGGAAATAAGAGACATAAATGACAATACCCCTCGTTTTCTTACACAAGAGATTAACCTTAAAATACCAGAATCCGTTGCGATTGGCAAACGCTTTCCTTTGGAGGGCGCGGAGGACCCTGATGTTGGAAGCAATTCGTTGAAAACTTACTCTCTTAGCAAAAACGAttacttttctttaaaatttaaaGACACCAAAAATGGTCAAGCTGTCCCAGAATTAGTGTTAGAAAAGCCGTTGGACCGGGAAAAGCATGCCCTGCATCAGCTGCTATTGACAGCATTAGATGGAGGTACCCCTGTCACATCGGGAACCTGTAAGATTAGCATTACTGTACTTGATATTAACGACAATTTTCCAATATTCAATGAAAACGAGTATAAAGTCTCTTTAAAAGAGAATAGCACCAAAGGAACGTTTGTAATAAAACTTATAGCTACAGATGCTGACGATGGTCTTAATGGTGAAGTTAAATATTCTTTCGGGTCCCGCACTCCAGATGTTGTGTTATCGACATTTGAAATCAATGATATAACAGGAGAAATAGTATTAAAGGGAGAATTGGATTATGAAAGCTCTAAATCATACCATATCGATATAACTGCTAAAGACAATGGCGTCCCTGAAATGGAGGGTCACTGTCGTGTACAACTTGACGTAGAAGACATAAATGATAATGCTCCAGAAATTGTGCTCACTTCCAAACCCAGTCCTGTGCGCGAGGATGCACCAAGAGGCACAGTCGTTGCTTTGATCAGTGCGCGAGATCTTGACTCCGGTGCTAATGGTAAAGTGATGTTACATCTCCCGAAAAgttctcctttctctctgaaACCATCGTTCTCTAAAAATTACGAACTGGTTACCAGTGGTACTTTAGACCGTGAGAGTGTCTCAGAGTACAATATTGAGATAACAGCCATTGATTCAGGCTCTCCTCCGCTGTCTAGTACGAAAATTGTACCTGTCAGCATCACTGATGTGAATGATAACCCTCCTGTATTCACTCAGCCTTCCTATAATGTGTATTTAAAAGAGAATGGGGTAGCAGGCTCTATACTGTACTCAGTATCAGCATCTGATCTGGATTTTGCTGAAAACGCTAAAATTTCTTACTCTATACTGGACTCTAAAGTGCAGGACGTTTCTGTCTCATCTTATGTTTACATTAACTCAGATAACGGCAGCATCTACAGCATGCACTCGTTTGACTATGAGAAACTGAAGGTGTTTCAGATTCAAGTTCAGGCAAAGGACCAGGGCTCTCCGTCTCTCAGCAGCAACGCTACTGTCCATGTTTTTATCCTGGACCAGAACGACAATGCCCCCGCTGTTATTTACCCCTCCTCCGCTGCCCTGGGCTCCCTCTCTCATCAGAGGATGCCCCGCTCCGCTAAAGCGGGTCACCTGGTTACTAAGGTAACGGCCGTGGACGCTGACTCGGGCCATAACGCCTGGATCTCCTACAAAGTGGCGGAGGCCACAGACGCCTCTCTGTTCACGGTCAATCTGTACACAGGGGAAGTTAGGACTAAACGCGCTGTGTCCGAGCAGGACGACTCATCTCAGAGGCTGCTTATAGAGGTCAAGGACGACGGGGAACCGGTCCAGTCCGCCACGGTCACGGTGTCCATCCTGCTGGAGGACGGCCTCCATGAGCCCATCTTGGACCTCCGACAGAAAACGATCGAGCCCAGCAAGAAAACCGGGAGAATCACCCTTTATTTGATTCTCTCTCTGGCCTCGGTGTCCGTGCTGTCTCTGGTGACTTTTCTCATCTTAGCGGTTAAATGCATCAGGAACAGCAGAAGCAGCGGTAGTTGCTGCATGAGACGGACCGACTGTGATGATTACAAGAACCCCAACAGAAACTTGCAGATTCAGCTAAACACTGATGGGCCTATAAAGTACGTGGAGGTCCTGGGAGGAGACATGTTGTCTCAGAGTCAGTCCTTCAGGTCCTGTATGTCTCCAATGTCAGAGTACagtgatttcactttgattaAGCCCAGCAGCACCACTGACTTTAAGGAGGTGATCAGTGTCCTGGATGCTTCTTTACCCGACAGCACCTGGACCTTTGAGAGCCAGCAGGTGAGCAGAAATCAGTAA
- the LOC137188766 gene encoding protocadherin gamma-C5-like, with protein sequence MCYSGTRMTKRMGYRDWRWQALWWHHLFLLWSTINGQTRYSIPEELKQGSVVGNLAKDLGLGLSEIFDRKLRVASEAGKQYFSVDAGKGELVVNDRIDRETLCGQSASCVLPLQVVIEDPLQLFRVEVEIQDINDNAPRFPSNDITLEIAESMGLGVRFPLESAIDPDVGSNSLRSYTLSKDECFNIRVKEVAGGRKVPELILAKLLDREKKSVHKLLLTALDGGNPVRSGTSQISITVLDSNDNVPAFEKTLYKVSVAENAAEGALIVQTKATDMDDGQNGEIEYLFGAHTTDTILSVFSIDTISGTIFLKAKLDFESTANYEIDVSAKDRGSPRMEGHCTVHVEVLDVNDNAPEIILTSHPKPVREDSTNGTVVALLSARDLDSGDNGRVTLHLPKKSPFALKPSFSHNYALVTSGVLDRENVSEYNIEITATDSGSPPLSSKKIIPVSITDVNDNPPIFTQPSYNVYLKENGVAGSILYSVSASDLDFAENAKISYSILDSKVQDVSVSSYVYINSDNGSIYSMHSFDYEKLKVFQIQVQAKDQGSPSLSSNATVHVFILDQNDNAPAVIYPSSAALGSLSHQRMPRSAKAGHLVTKVTAVDADSGHNAWISYKVAEATDASLFTVNLYTGEVRTKRAVSEQDDSSQRLLIEVKDDGEPVQSATVTVSILLEDGLHEPILDLRQKTIEPSKKTGRITLYLILSLASVSVLSLVTFLILAVKCIRNSRSSGSCCMRRTDCDDYKNPNRNLQIQLNTDGPIKYVEVLGGDMLSQSQSFRSCMSPMSEYSDFTLIKPSSTTDFKEMISVLDASLPDSTWTFESQQVSRKQ encoded by the coding sequence ATGTGTTATAGCGGAACAAGGATGACAAAGAGAATGGGATACCGAGACTGGAGATGGCAGGCGCTTTGGTGGCATCATCTCTTTCTTTTGTGGAGTACAATAAACGGACAGACTCGTTACAGCATCCCGGAGGAACTAAAACAGGGCTCTGTGGTAGGAAATCTTGCAAAAGATCTGGGTTTGGGGCTATCTGAGATTTTTGACCGTAAGCTGCGTGTCGCTTCTGAGGCTGGTAAGCAGTATTTCAGTGTGGATGCGGGGAAGGGCGAGCTGGTGGTGAATGACAGGATAGACCGAGAGACATTATGCGGACAAAGCGCCAGCTGTGTGTTGCCTCTGCAGGTTGTAATTGAAGACCCATTACAACTTTTTCGTGTTGAGGTTGAAATTCAAGACATTAATGATAATGCGCCCAGATTCCCATCAAATGATATCACATTGGAGATTGCGGAGTCTATGGGTTTAGGGGTTCGTTTTCCATTAGAAAGCGCCATTGACCCAGATGTTGGCAGTAATTCACTGAGGTCATACACTCTCAGTAAAGACGAATGTTTTAATATTAGAGTTAAAGAAGTTGCAGGTGGAAGAAAAGTTCCTGAATTGATTTTAGCAAAACTTTTAGATAGAGAGAAAAAGTCTGTTCATAAGCTTTTATTGACAGCTCTAGATGGAGGCAACCCAGTGAGATCCGGGACCTCTCAAATATCTATTACAGTCCTTGACAGCAACGATAACGTTCCAGCTTTTGAGAAAACATTGTATAAAGTCTCTGTTGCTGAAAATGCAGCAGAAGGTGCATTAATAGTgcaaacaaaagcaacagaCATGGACGATGGTCAAAACGGAGAAATAGAATATTTATTTGGAGCTCACACAACAGATACTATTCTGTCTGTATTTAGTATTGATACTATATCGGgaacaatatttttaaaagcaaaattagATTTCGAATCAACTGCAAATTATGAAATAGACGTAAGTGCAAAGGATAGAGGTAGTCCGAGAATGGAGGGAcattgtactgtacatgtggaAGTTTTAGATGTTAACGACAATGCTCCAGAAATAATACTCACCTCTCATCCAAAGCCAGTGCGCGAAGACTCGACTAATGGCACTGTAGTAGCTTTGCTCAGTGCCCGAGACCTTGACTCCGGTGATAACGGTAGAGTGACATTACATCTTCCCAAGAAATCCCCATTTGCCCTAAAACCCTCATTTTCTCATAATTACGCGCTGGTTACCAGTGGTGTTTTGGATCGAGAAAATGTCTCGGAATATAATATTGAGATAACAGCCACTGATTCAGGCTCTCCTCCCCTGTCCAGTAAGAAAATTATACCTGTCAGCATCACTGATGTAAATGACAACCCTCCTATATTCACTCAGCCTTCCTATAATGTGTATTTAAAAGAGAATGGGGTAGCAGGCTCTATACTGTACTCAGTATCAGCATCTGACCTGGATTTTGCTGAAAACGCAAAAATTTCTTACTCTATACTGGACTCTAAAGTGCAGGACGTTTCTGTCTCGTCTTATGTTTACATTAACTCAGATAACGGCAGCATCTACAGCATGCACTCGTTTGACTATGAGAAACTGAAGGTGTTTCAGATTCAGGTTCAGGCAAAGGATCAGGGCTCTCCGTCTCTCAGCAGCAACGCTactgttcatgtttttatcCTGGATCAAAACGACAATGCCCCCGCTGTTATTTACCCCTCCTCCGCTGCCCTGGGCTCCCTCTCTCATCAGAGGATGCCCCGCTCCGCTAAAGCGGGTCACCTGGTTACTAAGGTGACGGCCGTGGACGCTGACTCGGGCCATAATGCCTGGATCTCTTACAAAGTGGCGGAGGCCACAGACGCCTCTCTGTTCACGGTCAATCTGTACACAGGGGAGGTGAGGACTAAACGCGCTGTGTCCGAGCAGGACGACTCCTCTCAGAGGCTGCTTATAGAGGTCAAGGACGACGGGGAACCGGTCCAGTCCGCCACAGTCACGGTGTCCATCCTGCTGGAGGACGGCCTCCATGAGCCCATCTTGGACCTCCGACAGAAAACGATCGAGCCCAGCAAGAAAACCGGGAGAATCACCCTTTATTTGATTCTCTCTCTGGCCTCGGTGTCCGTGCTGTCTCTGGTGACTTTTCTCATCTTAGCGGTTAAATGCATCAGGAACAGCAGAAGCAGCGGTAGTTGCTGCATGAGACGGACCGACTGTGATGATTACAAGAACCCCAACAGAAACCTGCAGATTCAGCTCAACACTGATGGGCCTATAAAGTACGTGGAGGTCCTGGGAGGAGACATGTTGTCTCAGAGTCAGTCCTTCAGGTCCTGTATGTCTCCAATGTCGGAGTACagtgatttcactttgattaAGCCCAGCAGCACCACTGACTTTAAGGAGATGATCAGTGTCCTGGATGCTTCTTTACCCGACAGCACCTGGACCTTTGAGAGCCAGCAGGTGAGCAGAAAACAATAA
- the LOC137188768 gene encoding protocadherin gamma-C5-like: MTKRMGYRDWRWQALWWHYFFLLWSTIDGQTRYTIPEELKQGSVVGNLAKDLGLGLLDIFDRKLRVASEAGEQYFSVDAGKGELVVNDRIDREALCAQSASCVLPLQVVLENPLSLHRIEVEIKDINDNSPRFHTKEMSLKIAETAAVGTRFLLESAEDSDVGSNSVKSYTLTKNDCFTLKMKEVEDGKTVPELVLEKPLDREKKAVHRLLLTALDGGNPVMSGTSQITITVLDVNDNFPVFDKNTYKVSLEENTAKDTFVIKITATDADEGPNGEVEFSFGPRTPDSVSSVFEINSVTGEIYLKGGLDYERATSYKIEITAKDKGVPEMESHCRVQIDVVDVNDNTPEIVLTSEPQPVREDAPSGTVVALLNARDADSGNNSKVTLKLPKGSPFTLKPSFSNNYALVTSGHLDRETFSEYNIEITAIDSGSPPLSSKKIIPVSITDVNDNPPVFTQQTYNVYLKENGVPGSILYSVSASDLDFGENAKISYSILDSKVQDVSVSSYVYINSDNGSIYSMHSFDYEKLKVFQIQVQAKDQGSPSLSSNATVHVFILDQNDNAPAVIYPSSAALGSLSHQRMPRSAKAGHLVTKVTAVDADSGHNAWISYKVAEATDASLFTVNLYTGEVRTKRAVSEQDDSSQRLLIEVKDDGEPVQSATVTVSILLEDGLHEPILDLRQKTIEPSKKTGRITLYLILSLASVSVLSLVTFLILAVKCIRNSRSSGSCCMRRTDCDDYKNPNRNLQIQLNTDGPIKYVEVLGGDMMSQSQSFRSCMSPMSEYSDFTLIKPSSTTDFKEVISVLDASLPDSTWTFESQQVSRKQ, encoded by the coding sequence ATGACAAAGAGAATGGGATACCGAGACTGGAGATGGCAGGCTCTTTGGTGGcattatttctttctcttgtgGAGTACAATAGACGGACAGACTCGATACACCATCCCGGAAGAACTAAAACAGGGCTCTGTGGTAGGAAATCTTGCCAAGGATCTGGGTTTAGGACTATTAGACATTTTTGACCGTAAGCTGCGTGTCGCCTCTGAGGCTGGTGAGCAGTATTTCAGTGTGGATGCGGGGAAGGGCGAGCTGGTGGTGAATGACAGAATAGACAGAGAGGCTTTGTGCGCTCAAAGCGCCAGCTGTGTGTTGCCTTTGCAGGTTGTTCTTGAAAACCCTCTAAGTTTACATCGGATTGAGGTggaaataaaagatataaatgaTAATTCACCCAGATTTCATACAAAAGAAATGTCTTTGAAAATTgctgaaacagcagcagtgggGACTCGTTTTCTTTTGGAGAGTGCAGAGGATTCAGACGTTGGAAGTAATTCGGTAAAATCCTACACTTTGACTAAAAACGACTGTTTTACGTTGAAAATGAAGGAGGTTGAAGATGGCAAAACGGTCCCAGAGTTAGTGTTAGAGAAGCCTCTTGACCGGGAGAAGAAAGCAGTTCATCGGCTACTTCTGACTGCATTAGACGGGGGAAACCCAGTCATGTCTGGTACTTCGCAGATAACTATCACTGTGCTTGACGTAAACGACAATTTCCCAGTTTTcgataaaaatacatataaagtTTCCTTAGAAGAGAATACTGCAAAAGACACCTTTGTTATCAAAAttacagcaactgatgctgacgAGGGACCAAACGGAGAAGTTGAATTTTCTTTTGGCCCGCGGACACCTGATTCGGTCTCATCAGTGTTTGAAATAAATTCAGTAACGGGAGAAATATATTTGAAAGGAGGTTTAGATTATGAAAGAGCCACGTCCTATAAAATTGAAATAACTGCGAAAGACAAAGGGGTTCCCGAAATGGAGAGCCACTGTCGTGTACAGATAGATGTTGTTGATGTTAATGATAATACTCCAGAAATTGTCCTCACCTCTGAACCGCAGCCAGTGCGCGAAGACGCACCAAGTGGCACAGTAGTGGCTTTACTCAATGCACGTGACGCTGACTCCGGTAATAATAGCAAAGTGACACTGAAACTACCCAAAGGTTCTCCTTTCACTCTAAAACCCTCATTTTCTAATAATTACGCACTGGTTACTAGTGGTCATTTAGACCGAGAGACTTTTTCTGAGTATAATATTGAGATAACAGCCATTGATTCAGGCTCTCCTCCACTGTCCAGTAAGAAAATTATACCTGTCAGCATCACTGATGTAAATGACAACCCTCCTGTATTCACTCAGCAGACCTATAATGTGTATTTAAAAGAGAATGGGGTACCAGGGTCTATACTGTACTCAGTATCAGCATCTGACCTGGATTTTGGTGAAAACGCTAAAATTTCTTACTCTATACTGGACTCTAAAGTGCAGGACGTTTCTGTCTCATCTTATGTTTACATTAACTCAGATAACGGCAGCATCTACAGCATGCACTCGTTTGACTATGAGAAACTGAAGGTATTTCAGATTCAGGTTCAGGCAAAGGACCAGGGCTCTCCGTCTCTCAGCAGCAACGCTACTGTCCATGTTTTTATCCTGGATCAGAACGACAATGCCCCCGCTGTTATTTACCCCTCCTCCGCTGCCCTGGGCTCCCTCTCTCATCAGAGGATGCCCCGCTCCGCTAAAGCGGGTCACCTGGTTACTAAGGTGACGGCCGTGGACGCTGACTCGGGCCATAACGCCTGGATCTCCTACAAAGTGGCGGAGGCCACAGACGCCTCTCTGTTCACGGTCAATCTGTACACAGGGGAGGTGAGGACTAAACGCGCTGTGTCCGAGCAGGACGACTCCTCTCAGAGGCTCCTCATAGAGGTCAAAGACGACGGGGAACCGGTCCAGTCCGCCACGGTCACTGTGTCCATCCTGCTGGAGGACGGTCTCCATGAGCCCATCTTAGACCTCCGACAGAAAACGATCGAGCCCAGCAAGAAAACCGGGAGAATCACCCTTTATTTGATTCTCTCTCTGGCCTCGGTGTCCGTGCTGTCTCTGGTGACTTTTCTCATCTTAGCGGTTAAATGCATCAGGAACAGCAGAAGCAGCGGTAGTTGCTGCATGAGACGGACCGACTGTGATGATTACAAGAACCCCAACAGAAACCTGCAGATTCAGCTCAACACTGATGGGCCTATAAAGTACGTGGAGGTCCTCGGAGGAGACATGATGTCTCAGAGTCAGTCCTTCAGGTCCTGTATGTCTCCAATGTCAGAGTACagtgatttcactttgattaAGCCCAGCAGCACCACTGACTTTAAGGAGGTGATCAGTGTTCTTGATGCTTCTCTACCCGACAGCACCTGGACCTTTGAGAGCCAGCAGGTGAGCAGAAAACAATGA
- the LOC137188767 gene encoding protocadherin gamma-C5-like codes for MTKRMGYRDWRWQALWWHHFFLLWSTTDGQTRYRIPEELEQGSVVGNIAKDLNLGLSDIFDRKLRVASEAGKQYFSVDAGKGELVVNDRIDREALCGQSASCVLPLQVVIENPLQLHRIEVEIRDVNDNDPSFLKSDHIIEIAESTIVGVSFPLESAEDPDVGSNGLKTYTLSKDDCFTLKVKEIENGRKIPELVLNKSLDREKKAIHNLVLTAMDGGNPVKSGTSKITITVLDINDNVPLFENTFYKISVKENSPNGSFVITTKATDIDEGPNGEIEYSLGIHTPPSVLSLFHVDPVTGDIFLKKQLDHETQTSYRIDISAKDKGFPKMEGHCSVQVDVLDVNDNAPEIVLTSKPSSVPEDSHKGTVVALLSVRDLDSGDNSKVKLELPKGSPFDLKPSFSNNYALVTSGALDRESVPEYNIEITATDSGSPPLSSKKTIPVSITDVNDNPPVFTQPSYNVYLKENGVAGSILYSVSASDLDFAENAKISYSILDSKVQDVSVSSYVYINSDNGSIYSMHSFDYEKLKVFQIQVQAKDQGSPSLSSNATVHVFILDQNDNAPAVIYPSSAALGSLSHQRMPRSAKAGHLVTKVTAVDADSGHNAWISYKVAEATDASLFTVNLYTGEVRTKRAVSEQDDSSQRLLIEVKDDGEPVQSATVTVSILLEDGLHEPILDLRQKTIEPSKKTGRITLYLILSLASVSVLSLVTFLILAVKCIRNSRSSGSCCMRRTDCDDYKNPNRNLQIQLNTDGPIKYVEVLGGDMLSQSQSFRSCMSPMSEYSDFTLIKPSSTTDFKEVISVLDASLPDSTWTFESQQVSR; via the coding sequence ATGACAAAGAGAATGGGATACCGAGATTGGAGATGGCAGGCGCTTTGGTGGCaccatttctttctcttgtgGAGTACAACAGACGGACAGACTCGTTACAGGATCCCAGAGGAGCTGGAACAAGGCTCTGTGGTTGGAAATATAGCCAAAGATCTGAATTTGGGACTATCAGACATTTTTGACCGTAAGCTGCGTGTCGCCTCTGAGGCTGGTAAGCAGTATTTCAGTGTGGATGCGGGGAAGGGCGAGCTGGTGGTGAACGACAGAATAGACAGAGAGGCTTTATGTGGACAAAGCGCCAGCTGTGTTCTACCTCTGCAGGTTGTAATAGAAAACCCGTTACAGTTACACCGGATAGAAGTGGAAATAAGAGACGTAAATGACAATGATCCTAGTTTTCTCAAAAGCGATCATATAATAGAAATAGCTGAATCCACCATTGTAGGTGTGAGTTTTCCCTTAGAGAGTGCAGAGGACCCTGATGTTGGGAGTAACGGATTAAAGACGTACACTCTGAGTAAAGATGATTGCTTTActttaaaagttaaagaaattgaaaatggaagaaaaatacCAGAACTGGTGTTAAATAAATCATTAGATCGCGAGAAAAAAGCTATTCACAATTTAGTTCTTACTGCTATGGACGGAGGCAATCCTGTCAAGTCTGGAACTTCAAAAATAACTATCACTGTGCTTGATATTAACGACAATGTGCCATTATTCGAAAATACTTTTTATAAAATTTCTGTTAAAGAAAACAGTCCAAACGGCTCTTTTGTAATTACAACAAAAGCAACCGATATAGATGAGGGTCCAAATGGTGAAATTGAGTATTCGCTTGGCATTCACACACCACCATCAGTGCTGTCATTATTTCATGTAGATCCTGTAACGGgggatatatttttaaaaaaacaactggacCACGAAACTCAAACATCATATCGAATAGACATTAGTGCAAAAGACAAGGGTTTTCCTAAAATGGAGGGTCATTGCAGTGTGCAGGTGGATGTCTTAGACGTAAATGATAACGCCCCAGAAATTGTGCTAACTTCAAAACCCAGTTCTGTGCCAGAAGACTCTCACAAAGGGACAGTAGTGGCTTTGCTAAGTGTCCGTGACCTTGATTCCGGTGATAACAGTAAAGTGAAGTTAGAGCTTCCCAAAGGTTCCCCCTTTGATCTTAAACCCTCATTTTCGAATAATTACGCACTGGTAACCAGCGGTGCTTTAGACCGTGAGAGTGTCCCGGAGTATAACATTGAAATAACAGCCACTGATTCAGGCTCTCCTCCGCTGTCCAGTAAGAAAACTATTCCTGTCAGCATCACTGATGTCAATGATAACCCTCCTGTATTCACTCAGCCCTCCTATAATGTGTATTTAAAGGAGAATGGGGTAGCAGGCTCTATACTGTACTCAGTATCAGCATCTGATCTGGATTTTGCTGAAAACGCTAAAATTTCTTACTCTATACTGGACTCTAAAGTGCAGGACGTTTCTGTCTCGTCTTATGTTTACATTAACTCAGATAACGGCAGCATCTACAGCATGCACTCGTTTGACTATGAGAAACTGAAGGTGTTTCAGATTCAGGTTCAGGCAAAGGATCAGGGCTCTCCGTCTCTCAGCAGCAACGCTACTGTCCATGTTTTTATCCTGGATCAGAACGACAATGCCCCCGCTGTTATTTACCCCTCCTCCGCTGCCCTGGGCTCCCTCTCTCATCAGAGGATGCCCCGCTCCGCTAAAGCGGGTCACCTGGTTACTAAGGTGACGGCCGTGGACGCTGACTCGGGCCATAACGCCTGGATCTCCTACAAAGTGGCGGAGGCCACAGACGCCTCTCTGTTCACGGTCAATCTGTACACAGGGGAGGTGAGGACTAAACGCGCTGTGTCCGAGCAGGACGACTCCTCTCAGAGGCTCCTCATAGAGGTCAAGGACGACGGGGAACCGGTCCAGTCCGCCACAGTCACGGTGTCCATCCTGCTGGAGGACGGTCTCCATGAGCCCATCTTGGACCTCCGACAGAAAACGATCGAGCCCAGCAAGAAAACCGGGAGAATCACCCTTTATTTGATTCTCTCTCTGGCCTCGGTGTCCGTGCTGTCTCTGGTGACTTTTCTCATCTTAGCGGTTAAATGCATCAGGAACAGCAGAAGCAGCGGTAGTTGCTGCATGAGACGGACCGACTGTGATGATTACAAGAACCCCAACAGAAACCTGCAGATTCAGCTCAACACTGATGGGCCTATAAAGTACGTGGAGGTCCTGGGAGGAGACATGTTGTCTCAGAGTCAGTCCTTCAGGTCCTGTATGTCTCCAATGTCAGAGTACagtgatttcactttgattaAGCCCAGCAGCACCACTGACTTTAAGGAGGTGATCAGTGTCCTTGATGCGTCTTTACCCGACAGCACCTGGACCTTTGAGAGCCAGCAGGTGAGCAGATGA